Proteins from a genomic interval of Papaver somniferum cultivar HN1 chromosome 4, ASM357369v1, whole genome shotgun sequence:
- the LOC113274354 gene encoding glycerophosphodiester phosphodiesterase GDPD1, chloroplastic-like isoform X2, which yields MAAIKAVHVSDIPKLDHIPDSTTASTLYSTFFSSFTGNNSRTNKFHVIGHRGSGMNMLQSPDSRMKSIKENSIMSFNAASKFPIDFVEFDVQVTSDGCPVIFHDNFIVTRENGSIYEKRVTELTLAELLCYGPQRDVEKLGKPLLRKIKDGRIFNWNVEQDDSICTLQEAFQNVNTSLGFNIELKFDDHVVYQEEELTCVLQAILQVVAKYANERPIIFSTFQPDAAELINKLQNTYAVYFLTNGGCEVYSDVRRNSLEEAMKLCLRNGFQGIVSEVKGIFKNPGMVTKIKEANLSLLSYGQLK from the exons ATGGCAGCTATTAAAGCCGTTCACGTTTCCGATATCCCCAAACTTGATCACATTCCTGACAGCACCACCGCATCAACTTTATATTCCACTTTCTTCTCATCATTTACAG ggaATAATTCTCGGACAaacaagtttcatgtgatcggaCACAGAGGAAGTGGTATGAACATGTTGCAGTCGCCGGACTCGAGAATGAAATCAATCAAAGAAAACTCAATCATGTCCTTCAATGCTGCTTCTAAGTTTCCCATTGATTTTGTTGAATTTGATGTTCAG GTGACAAGTGATGGCTGCCCTGTCATATTCCATGACAACTTCATTGTTACCCGGGAAAAT GGTTCAATATATGAGAAAAGAGTCACGGAGCTAACTTTAGCGGAGCTCCTTTGCTATGGACCACAGAGAGACGTTGAGAAG TTGGGAAAACCTCTCCTAAGAAAGATCAAGGATGGGAGAATTTTCAACTGGAATGTTGAGCAAGATGATTCTATTTGCACATTGCAAGAGGCATTCCAGAATGTGAATACTTCTTTGGGGTTTAACATTGAGTTGAAATTTGACGATCATGTCGTCTATCAAGAAGAGGAACTCACATGTGTTCTTCAAGCAATTTTGCAG GTGGTTGCTAAGTACGCTAATGAAAGACCTATTATATTCTCTACTTTTCAACCTGATGCAGCTGAACTAATCAACAAGTTGCAGAATACATATGCC GTTTACTTTCTCACAAATGGAGGATGTGAAGTGTACTCAGATGTGAGAAGGAATTCCTTGGAGGAGGCCATGAAACTATGCTTGAGAAATGGCTTCCAAGGAATTGTATCAGAAGTAAAAGGCATTTTTAAAAATCCAGGAATGGTAACCAAGATTAAAGAGGCTAATCTCTCGCTCTTATCCTACGGCCAGTTAAAGTAA
- the LOC113274354 gene encoding glycerophosphodiester phosphodiesterase GDPD1, chloroplastic-like isoform X1, whose protein sequence is MAAIKAVHVSDIPKLDHIPDSTTASTLYSTFFSSFTGNNSRTNKFHVIGHRGSGMNMLQSPDSRMKSIKENSIMSFNAASKFPIDFVEFDVQVTSDGCPVIFHDNFIVTRENGSIYEKRVTELTLAELLCYGPQRDVEKLGKPLLRKIKDGRIFNWNVEQDDSICTLQEAFQNVNTSLGFNIELKFDDHVVYQEEELTCVLQAILQVVAKYANERPIIFSTFQPDAAELINKLQNTYAVYFLTNGGCEVYSDVRRNSLEEAMKLCLRNGFQGIVSEVKGIFKNPGMVTKIKEANLSLLSYGQLNNVAEAVYMQHIMGVDGVIVDLVQEITEAVFNAQNSGAGNDNEKTNTIKSMKEEEVVQH, encoded by the exons ATGGCAGCTATTAAAGCCGTTCACGTTTCCGATATCCCCAAACTTGATCACATTCCTGACAGCACCACCGCATCAACTTTATATTCCACTTTCTTCTCATCATTTACAG ggaATAATTCTCGGACAaacaagtttcatgtgatcggaCACAGAGGAAGTGGTATGAACATGTTGCAGTCGCCGGACTCGAGAATGAAATCAATCAAAGAAAACTCAATCATGTCCTTCAATGCTGCTTCTAAGTTTCCCATTGATTTTGTTGAATTTGATGTTCAG GTGACAAGTGATGGCTGCCCTGTCATATTCCATGACAACTTCATTGTTACCCGGGAAAAT GGTTCAATATATGAGAAAAGAGTCACGGAGCTAACTTTAGCGGAGCTCCTTTGCTATGGACCACAGAGAGACGTTGAGAAG TTGGGAAAACCTCTCCTAAGAAAGATCAAGGATGGGAGAATTTTCAACTGGAATGTTGAGCAAGATGATTCTATTTGCACATTGCAAGAGGCATTCCAGAATGTGAATACTTCTTTGGGGTTTAACATTGAGTTGAAATTTGACGATCATGTCGTCTATCAAGAAGAGGAACTCACATGTGTTCTTCAAGCAATTTTGCAG GTGGTTGCTAAGTACGCTAATGAAAGACCTATTATATTCTCTACTTTTCAACCTGATGCAGCTGAACTAATCAACAAGTTGCAGAATACATATGCC GTTTACTTTCTCACAAATGGAGGATGTGAAGTGTACTCAGATGTGAGAAGGAATTCCTTGGAGGAGGCCATGAAACTATGCTTGAGAAATGGCTTCCAAGGAATTGTATCAGAAGTAAAAGGCATTTTTAAAAATCCAGGAATGGTAACCAAGATTAAAGAGGCTAATCTCTCGCTCTTATCCTACGGCCAGTTAAA CAATGTAGCAGAGGCAGTGTACATGCAACATATAATGGGCGTTGACGGTGTGATTGTCGATTTAGTTCAAGAAATAACTGAGGCGGTTTTTAATGCACAAAACAGTGGAGCTGGTAatgacaatgagaaaacaaataccATTAAGAGCATGAAAGAAGAGGAAGTGGTTCAACATTGA